A section of the Castanea sativa cultivar Marrone di Chiusa Pesio chromosome 12, ASM4071231v1 genome encodes:
- the LOC142618659 gene encoding uncharacterized protein LOC142618659, whose amino-acid sequence MACVGSLMPRPSQCLMYSSTAATTCKIKHSSSLLPFTYPRNSSRRRIVSVRAESSSSMATESEKLGIKIERNPPDSKLTQLGVRNWPKWGCPPSKFPWTYDTKEICYLLEGKVKVTPDGSSESVEIGAGDLVEFPKGMSCTWDVSVGVDKHYNMG is encoded by the exons ATGGCGTGTGTGGGGAGTCTAATGCCAAGGCCAAGCCAGTGTTTAATGTACTCTTCTACTGCTGCAACTACTTGTAAAATCAAACATTCCTCTTCATTATTACCCTTTACTTATCCAAGAAACAGCAGCAGGAGGAGGATAGTGTCAGTGAGAGCGGAGAGCAGCAGCAGCATGGCTACTGAGTCTGAGAAACTTGGAATCAAGATCGAGAGGAACCCTCCCGACTCCAAGCTCACCCAACTTGGTGTCAGAAATTGGCCCAA GTGGGGCTGTCCTCCGAGCAAATTCCCATGGACATACGATACAAAAGAGATCTGCTATCTGCTTGAAGGAAAAGTGAAAGTTACTCCTGATGGGTCTTCTGAGTCAGTCGAGATAGGTGCCGGTGACTTGGTCGAATTCCCAAAAGGAATGAGCTGCACTTGGGATGTGTCAGTAGGTGTTGATAAGCATTACAATATGGGCTAG